One genomic window of Boudabousia tangfeifanii includes the following:
- the sepH gene encoding septation protein SepH, with product MRELELLGLHSDEQHLVFTDEEGVRYTVTIDDQLRQLVRTERRALASLTNKQSELTPRDMQRLMRAGMTPAEIAVSYQVDQATVAQFEHVILGERAYIANLAKATTIGSDRQSPTAGELVPNRLATRGVDPTSITWDATRTGHQPWIVKVSFVQAANQLEATWEFDQRHHTLTALDDEARWLTETSVTSGVLPPAPNRAHQAAAPQPIDGQTLSLLDRLAARRGQRQSVLTETSEDTTANLIPVDEEPTPLPKPEVMSSEPSAPAQEDAVATTELPLTSPLDSEDSATQSAAKVVEELPHSEAEDDEPKTGILPGMEGLSASAPETEPTPPKRTKRGRPSVPQWDDIIFGRGK from the coding sequence TGATCAGCTTCGTCAGCTAGTTCGCACAGAACGTCGTGCCCTGGCTTCGTTAACTAATAAGCAGAGTGAACTCACCCCTCGAGATATGCAGCGTTTGATGCGCGCAGGGATGACTCCGGCAGAAATCGCTGTTTCTTACCAGGTGGATCAGGCAACTGTCGCACAGTTCGAACACGTCATTTTGGGTGAACGCGCCTATATTGCGAATCTAGCCAAAGCGACCACCATTGGTTCTGATCGGCAAAGCCCCACCGCTGGTGAATTGGTGCCGAATCGTCTCGCTACGCGTGGTGTCGACCCGACTTCTATCACGTGGGATGCCACCCGGACTGGCCACCAACCCTGGATAGTTAAAGTTTCATTCGTTCAAGCTGCAAATCAGTTAGAGGCGACGTGGGAATTTGATCAGCGTCACCATACTTTAACTGCGTTGGATGACGAAGCTCGCTGGTTAACCGAAACTTCGGTAACTTCCGGTGTACTTCCTCCCGCACCAAACCGGGCCCATCAGGCCGCTGCGCCACAACCCATCGATGGTCAGACTCTTAGCTTGTTAGATCGGCTAGCAGCCCGCCGAGGACAACGACAATCAGTACTTACTGAAACCTCGGAAGACACCACAGCTAACTTGATCCCCGTTGACGAGGAGCCCACCCCACTTCCAAAGCCTGAGGTCATGTCCTCTGAACCGTCTGCGCCAGCTCAGGAGGATGCTGTGGCTACTACTGAGCTTCCACTCACATCCCCACTCGACTCTGAAGATAGTGCGACTCAATCAGCCGCAAAGGTAGTCGAAGAACTACCACATTCCGAAGCTGAAGATGACGAACCCAAAACCGGTATTCTCCCTGGCATGGAAGGGTTGTCGGCCTCAGCGCCGGAGACAGAACCTACACCCCCTAAGCGGACTAAACGAGGGCGTCCTTCTGTCCCGCAGTGGGACGACATCATTTTCGGGCGCGGCAAGTAG